The proteins below come from a single Chelmon rostratus isolate fCheRos1 chromosome 10, fCheRos1.pri, whole genome shotgun sequence genomic window:
- the LOC121612916 gene encoding PDZ domain-containing protein 4-like, producing the protein MGCNMCVVQKPEEQYRVMFQKGHISNMLCSFEADGRLKVNGKELSRLSGDPTLDIRDPLLSNILRRGARRRTGLAGAPGGLVPVTMGMADCVDSCTQTDISFQHMLTLGKSSQHPCGAPPPPDPPPSPPLPPLLEPYLFNELFMEPVYNDPADYFDITQHEVDRQDELEYEEVELYKSRQQDKLGLTVCYRTDDEEDLGIYVGEVNPNSIAAIDGRIRKGDRILQVQINGVDIQDREEAVAILTREDSTNVSLLLARPEIENDNQLDPDDLDLEPLDNAVHLPCSHRMRNSASILGAGPGSVAGGGILGSHSHSMNRESPDLLQTVLSNSQELDSGVGRTDESTRYEESSEHDLLGDDHTSASNTNATNTPGSMRKFLSGRGDTPPLLHSQDLQFSTDSLLGLDCVNGGLEQMERLERAYMADPVRMMMPGLTEEECERYKELLEIKCYYEKNSNDLMLLGGQGSAQEEGGVSLDVNRNESLTQHEMALLEEELRHLEFKCRNILRAQKMQQLRERCLKAWPLEDKNGASAGAGAGAGCLDISGALVSEESCHHALSDINELPERERSDKDSTSAYNTGGESCRSTPLVNEQYPSPSTQSLEGGEPLLPADMQLPTSSRQRERGTRAERGERTQANLNQPYSPHTQRRGAEAKTSIPGVKARSLSRDAGTRRGSDGGVRRNPKERAGGCSAENSPYLSRRQTETKPPQRYLSCMQLRSPSTSERLCGLRDAARQGSMETVGDASPMSLGSTCQDVAKVPGSVPLPLSPPLLPASPRMEWKVKIRSDGSRYVAKRPVRDRLLKARAMKIREERSGMTTDDDAVSEMKMGRYWSKEERKQQLLKAREQRRRREFMMQSRLDFLRDREREQGSSGGGQQGTTNQQEATSILELCHRRSMKKRSRRILDNWITIQELLAHGTRSADGKKIYNPLLSVTTV; encoded by the exons ATGGGGTGCAACATGTGTGTGGTTCAAAAGCCTGAGGAACAATACAGGGTCATGTTCCAG AAGGGCCACATAAGCAACATGTTGTGCTCTTTTGAAGCTGACGGTCGATTAAAG gtgaATGGAAAGGAGCTGTCCCGCCTTTCTGGGGATCCCACCCTGGACATACGGGACCCCCTGTTGTCCAACATACTGAGGCGGGGGGCCCGCAGACGGACGGGCCTAGCGGGAGCCCCTGGAGGGTTAGTGCCAGTGACCATGGGCATGGCCGACTGCGTGGACAGCTGCACTCAAACAGACATCAGCTTCCAGCATATGCTGACTCTGGGCAAGAGCAGCCAGCATCCCTGTGGCGCTCCACCCCCACCCGATCCTCCGCCGTCCCCTCCACTACCACCGCTACTGGAGCCATATCTATTCAATGAACT ctttatggagcCTGTATACAACGACCCCGCTGACTACTTCGATATCACTCAGCATGAAGTGGACAGACAGGATGAGCTGGAATATGAG gaggtggagctgtATAAGTCTCGCCAGCAGGATAAACTGGGCCTGACAGTTTGTTACAGGACCGACGATGAGGAGGACCTGGGGATATATGTAGGAGAG gtGAACCCGAACAGTATCGCTGCAATAGATGGACGCATACGCAAGGGAGACAGAATACTACAGGTACAG atAAATGGAGTGGACAtccaggacagagaggaggcggTAGCTATTCTCACCAGAGAGGACAGCACTAATGTCTCCCTGCTCCTTGCTCGGCCCGAGATAGAG AACGACAACCAGCTGGACCCTGATGACCTGGACCTGGAGCCACTGGACAATGCTGTTCATCTGCCCTGCAGTCACAGAATGAGGAACAGTGCCTCCATCCTGGGTGCAGGACCGGGTAGTGTTGCTGGTGGGGGTATACTAGGCAGCCACAGTCACTCCATGAACAGGGAGTCACCTGATTTGCTCCAGACGGTGCTGAGCAATAGCCAGGAGCTGGACAGCGGCGTGGGCCGTACAGACGAAAGCACACGCTATGAGGAGTCTTCAGAACACGACCTTCTGGGAGATGACCACACCAGTGCCTCCAATACGAACGCCACTAATACGCCTGGCAGCATGCGCAAGTTCTTGTCAGGCCGAGGGGACACGCCGCCCTTGCTGCACTCCCAGGACCTCCAGTTCAGCACCGACTCCCTCTTAGGGCTGGACTGTGTTAATGGAGGGCTGGAACAGATGGAGCGATTGGAGAGGGCCTACATGGCGGATCctgtgaggatgatgatgccTGGGTTGActgaggaggagtgtgagaggTACAAAGAGCTCCTGGAAATCAAGTGTTACTATGAGAAGAACAGTAATGATCTGATGCTGCTGGGAGGTCAGGGGTCGGCACAAGAGGAAGGGGGTGTCTCACTGGATGTCAACAGGAACGAGAGCCTGACGCAGCATGAGATGGCCCTTCTGGAAGAGGAACTGCGCCACTTGGAGTTCAAGTGTCGTAACATCTTGAGGGCACAGAAGatgcagcagctgagggagCGTTGCCTAAAGGCTTGGCCTCTAGAGGACAAGAACGGAGCAAGTGCAGgggctggagcaggagctggatGCTTGGACATCAGCGGTGCTTTGGTCAGTGAGGAGTCGTGTCACCATGCTCTGTCAGACATCAATGAACTCCCAGAGAGGGAGCGCTCAGATAAAGACAGTACGAGTGCCTACAACACTGGAGGGGAAAGTTGCAGGAGCACCCCTCTGGTCAATGAACAGTACCCTTCTCCCTCTACACAGAGCCTGGAGGGAGGAGAGCCTCTTCTCCCTGCAGATATGCAGCTTCCAACCtccagcaggcagagagagagaggaaccaGAGCCgaaagaggggagaggacaCAAGCAAACCTCAACCAACCCTACTCTCCTCACACACAAAGGAGAGGAGCCGAAGCGAAGACGTCCATCCCCGGAGTGAAGGCTAGATCCCTGTCCCGGGATGCAGGAACCAGACGTGGCTCAGATGGAGGGGTGAGACGTAACCCCAAAGAGAGGGCTGGGGGATGCAGCGCAGAGAATAGCCCTTACCTGTCCCGCCgtcaaactgaaacaaagcCGCCTCAACGCTATCTGAGCTGCATGCAGTTGAggtctccctccacctctgagCGGCTTTGTGGACTCAGAGACGCTGCGAGACAGGGCAGCATGGAGACTGTGGGTGATGCCAGCCCAATGAGCTTGGGTAGCACATGTCAAGATGTTGCCAAGGTGCCAGGTTCTGTACCCTTACCCTTGTCCCCTCCGCTGCTGCCTGCCTCCCCTCGTATGGAATGGAAGGTGAAGATCCGCAGCGATGGCTCACGCTACGTGGCAAAACGGCCCGTGAGGGATCGCCTCCTGAAAGCACGTGCCATGAAGATCAGGGAGGAGCGCAGTGGCATGACGACAGATGACGACGCCgtgagtgaaatgaagatggGCCGTTACTGGAGCAAAGAGGAGCGCAAGCAGCAGCTGCTAAAGGCCCGAGAGCAGCGGCGGCGCAGGGAGTTCATGATGCAGAGCCGTCTTGACTTTTTGAGAGACCGTGAAAGGGAGCAgggcagcagtggtggaggccAGCAGGGGACGACAAACCAGCAGGAAGCCACCTCCATCCTGGAGCTGTGCCACCGCAGGAGCATGAAGAAGCGAAGTCGCAGAATTCTGGACAACTGGATCACTATACAGGAGCTGCTGGCCCATGGGACCAGGTCTGCAGATGGGAAGAAAATCTATAAccccctgctgtctgtcaccaccgtctga